A window from Ktedonobacterales bacterium encodes these proteins:
- a CDS encoding molybdenum cofactor biosynthesis protein MoaE: MNITIRYFARYREIAGRNTEPFALEDGATVAQAGQALIARYPDLAELLPRSIYAVNRQYVPADTPLREGDELVFIPPMGGGAASMIPLIKITREPLDRDAIIAAVAHPEAGGIVTFEGVVRNHARGKQIRYLEYDAYPEMAEEQFARIAAEAQERWGPARIAIWHRIGRLEIGEASVIVVVATPHRAQAFEACRYAIDTLKTTVPIWKKEVAEDGEEWVEG, encoded by the coding sequence ATGAACATTACCATCCGCTACTTTGCCCGCTATCGAGAAATCGCCGGGCGAAACACCGAGCCATTCGCCCTGGAAGATGGCGCGACCGTCGCCCAGGCAGGTCAGGCGCTTATCGCTCGCTATCCCGATCTGGCAGAACTGCTGCCGCGCTCGATCTACGCCGTCAACCGGCAGTACGTGCCTGCCGACACACCCCTGCGGGAAGGCGACGAACTGGTCTTTATCCCGCCAATGGGAGGAGGCGCCGCGTCAATGATCCCACTCATCAAGATTACCCGCGAGCCATTGGACCGCGACGCCATCATCGCGGCTGTCGCGCACCCTGAAGCGGGCGGCATCGTCACCTTCGAGGGCGTCGTGCGCAACCACGCGCGCGGCAAGCAGATTCGCTACCTGGAATACGACGCCTATCCTGAAATGGCCGAGGAACAATTTGCGCGCATCGCCGCCGAAGCGCAAGAGCGTTGGGGGCCAGCCCGCATCGCCATCTGGCATCGCATTGGTCGGCTGGAGATTGGCGAGGCCAGCGTCATCGTTGTCGTGGCAACGCCGCACCGCGCCCAGGCGTTCGAGGCGTGTCGCTACGCCATTGACACGCTGAAAACCACGGTACCCATCTGGAAAAAAGAGGTGGCCGAGGACGGGGAAGAATGGGTCGAAGGCTAG
- a CDS encoding alpha/beta fold hydrolase, whose protein sequence is MAQHPQIEEQFVTLNGRKLHYAVAGRQDHPAVLLVHGAHPSLTWKVWDQNIGGLAETLQVFALDMPGYGQSARHEGVSLDPYPYEHFAMTLVDFVAELRIGPATLIGSSAGGGASLLAAANNPALVRRLALVDSNAAKNELLRRHASEIRSPTLLIWQEGDEVSPVEDGRALAALIPGSRFELLSGIDRPAPEQQNYHCHWPHRLNPERFNRLVLDFLKAS, encoded by the coding sequence GTGGCGCAGCACCCGCAAATTGAAGAGCAGTTTGTGACCCTGAACGGACGAAAGTTGCATTACGCGGTAGCCGGACGACAAGACCATCCGGCAGTCCTCCTGGTACATGGCGCCCATCCTTCGCTTACGTGGAAAGTCTGGGATCAGAACATCGGCGGATTGGCTGAAACGCTGCAAGTGTTTGCGCTGGATATGCCTGGCTATGGGCAATCGGCGCGGCACGAAGGGGTATCGCTGGACCCCTATCCCTATGAACACTTTGCCATGACGCTGGTGGATTTTGTCGCCGAACTGCGCATCGGCCCGGCGACCCTCATCGGCTCCTCTGCCGGAGGCGGCGCGAGCTTGCTGGCGGCGGCCAATAATCCCGCGCTGGTGCGACGGCTGGCGCTGGTGGATAGCAATGCCGCAAAGAATGAATTACTGCGCAGGCACGCCAGCGAGATTCGTTCACCGACCCTGCTGATCTGGCAAGAAGGCGATGAGGTCAGCCCCGTTGAAGATGGCCGGGCGCTGGCCGCCCTGATTCCTGGGAGCCGCTTTGAACTCCTTTCGGGGATTGATCGTCCCGCGCCAGAGCAGCAGAACTATCATTGTCACTGGCCCCATCGGTTGAATCCTGAGCGATTCAACCGGCTTGTGTTGGATTTCCTGAAGGCATCATGA
- a CDS encoding D-alanyl-D-alanine carboxypeptidase family protein, whose amino-acid sequence MWIPPWARSEAYQRWRRRQRRLIILLAVLVLLEIGLVTRGIMLLQPDNALALIPTSTAALTPTPTATSAPTPIPTPTTPAPAIEANAAMLVDAETGTVFFTLNANRKLAMASTTKIMTVLLALEYGHLDELVTIGADAVKEGSGDASRMGVREGEVLTIQQLLYGLMLPSGDDAAVAVADAIGKDLGKNFVDLMNSQARFLGLTHTHFVNPDGLDAPGHYTSAGDLVAMTRYALMLPMFASIVDTYEYTIPATSQHQKYHLKNTNQLLWPNSGYPGADGIKTGTTGNAGDCLVFSATRKGHQLLGVILGAPSDFARFRDARLLLDWGFTA is encoded by the coding sequence ATGTGGATACCACCCTGGGCGCGATCTGAAGCCTATCAGCGTTGGAGACGACGCCAACGGCGTTTAATTATCTTACTGGCGGTGCTGGTTTTGTTGGAGATCGGGTTGGTCACACGCGGCATTATGCTGCTCCAACCGGATAATGCGCTCGCGCTCATCCCCACCTCTACTGCTGCGCTGACGCCGACCCCTACGGCGACCAGCGCCCCGACGCCCATCCCGACGCCGACCACGCCTGCTCCAGCGATTGAGGCAAATGCCGCGATGCTGGTTGATGCGGAGACGGGTACGGTCTTCTTCACCCTGAACGCCAATAGGAAACTGGCGATGGCAAGCACCACGAAGATCATGACGGTTTTGCTGGCGCTGGAGTATGGGCATCTCGATGAACTGGTGACGATTGGCGCGGATGCTGTCAAGGAAGGCTCAGGAGACGCCAGCCGCATGGGGGTGCGCGAGGGCGAAGTGCTGACGATTCAGCAATTGCTGTACGGATTGATGCTGCCATCGGGGGATGACGCGGCGGTGGCTGTCGCGGATGCGATTGGCAAAGACCTGGGGAAAAACTTTGTCGATCTGATGAATAGTCAGGCGCGTTTCCTGGGCCTGACGCATACCCATTTTGTGAACCCTGATGGGCTGGACGCGCCTGGGCATTATACTTCTGCGGGCGATCTGGTTGCAATGACACGCTATGCTCTGATGCTGCCTATGTTTGCTTCCATCGTAGATACCTATGAGTATACCATCCCCGCTACCAGCCAGCACCAAAAATATCATCTCAAAAATACCAATCAGCTTCTCTGGCCGAACAGCGGCTATCCCGGCGCGGATGGCATCAAGACCGGCACGACGGGCAACGCTGGCGATTGCCTGGTTTTTTCGGCGACACGCAAGGGGCATCAGCTTCTAGGGGTGATTCTGGGCGCGCCGAGCGATTTCGCTCGCTTTCGTGATGCGCGCTTGCTGCTGGATTGGGGCTTCACGGCATAG
- a CDS encoding glycoside hydrolase family 15 protein: MPRDLPVGNGRLLITFDQRYVLRDVYYPRVGHSNQTIGHPNRFGVWVAEADGADPRFAWSGDDCWERRLDYWGDTLVTDVALSSEALGLRLRCHDAVTPDDDTYLKQIEITNLAGRERLVRLFFHHDFHIEESGVGDTAYYEPYNEALLHYRGRRYFLIDMANEQRERIAQYATGTKEYGGLEGAWRDAEDGLLSGNPIAQGFVDSVAGMEMRLPAGGTVTAHYWMVAGRDFFEVRDRNRRVREVGVPALLERTRRHWRGWLKPAKARDFADLPDALIQLYRRSLLIIATQCDAGGAIIAANDGDSALSNADTYSYMWPRDGALVAHALDGAGYPAIPRAFHAFCARLIAPTTYYHGGYLLHKYHADGSLGSSWHPWVRDGRPTLPVQEDETALVLWELWGHVERYPDYPGLEQLYEQMVRPAAEFLLYYRLEDGSLPRESYDLWEERYGIYTFTTAATIAGLKAAACFARRFGDDEAAGRFAEGAAALRAGLDQHLYDAERGYFLRGVTLQPGAGARAAGEESPALCPDATLDSSVLAALSFGVLPADDPRVVSTARAIEERLWVRTEVGGIARYEGDRFRYEGRGEPEVPGNPWFICTLWLAEWYTEAAARPEDLTRARALLEWCARWRSSSGVLTEQLNPYSGRPAHVSPLTWSHAAYVHAVDGYCRRAAELAAAQAPQVAAVAEDAGV; the protein is encoded by the coding sequence ATGCCACGCGATCTGCCGGTTGGAAACGGGCGCCTGCTGATCACCTTCGATCAGCGTTATGTCTTGCGCGATGTCTATTATCCGCGCGTCGGGCATTCCAATCAGACGATTGGACACCCGAATCGCTTTGGCGTCTGGGTGGCCGAGGCCGACGGGGCCGATCCCCGCTTTGCCTGGTCGGGCGATGACTGCTGGGAGCGGCGGCTGGATTATTGGGGCGATACGCTGGTTACGGATGTGGCCCTCAGCAGCGAGGCGCTGGGCCTGCGGCTGCGCTGCCACGATGCCGTCACGCCGGATGATGATACCTATCTGAAGCAGATCGAGATCACCAACCTGGCAGGCCGCGAGCGGCTGGTGCGGCTGTTCTTTCACCACGACTTTCATATCGAAGAGTCGGGCGTGGGCGATACCGCCTATTATGAACCCTATAATGAGGCGCTGCTGCACTATCGCGGGCGGCGCTATTTTCTGATTGATATGGCGAACGAGCAGCGCGAGCGTATCGCTCAGTACGCCACTGGAACGAAGGAATACGGCGGCCTGGAGGGCGCCTGGCGCGACGCCGAAGATGGTCTGCTGAGCGGCAACCCTATCGCGCAGGGCTTTGTGGATTCAGTCGCGGGGATGGAGATGCGCCTGCCAGCGGGCGGGACGGTCACGGCGCATTACTGGATGGTCGCGGGGCGCGATTTCTTTGAGGTGCGTGACCGCAACCGGCGCGTCCGCGAGGTGGGCGTGCCTGCCTTGCTGGAGCGCACCCGCCGCCATTGGCGAGGCTGGCTGAAACCGGCGAAAGCCCGCGATTTCGCCGATCTGCCCGACGCGCTCATCCAACTCTATCGCCGCAGCCTGTTGATTATCGCCACGCAGTGCGATGCAGGCGGGGCGATCATCGCCGCGAACGATGGCGACAGCGCCCTGTCTAACGCCGATACCTACTCGTATATGTGGCCGCGCGATGGCGCGCTGGTGGCCCACGCCCTGGATGGCGCGGGCTATCCCGCGATTCCGCGCGCCTTCCACGCGTTTTGCGCCCGGCTGATCGCGCCAACGACGTATTATCACGGCGGCTATCTGCTGCATAAATACCACGCCGATGGCTCGCTGGGTAGTTCCTGGCATCCCTGGGTGCGCGATGGCCGCCCAACCCTTCCGGTGCAGGAAGACGAGACCGCGCTGGTTTTGTGGGAACTGTGGGGTCACGTCGAACGTTACCCCGACTATCCGGGCCTGGAACAGCTTTATGAGCAGATGGTGCGTCCGGCGGCGGAGTTTCTGCTGTATTATCGGCTGGAGGATGGATCGCTGCCGCGCGAATCCTATGACCTCTGGGAAGAACGCTATGGCATCTATACCTTTACGACCGCCGCGACTATCGCGGGGCTGAAGGCGGCGGCATGCTTTGCCCGGCGCTTTGGCGATGACGAGGCTGCCGGGCGCTTCGCTGAGGGCGCGGCGGCGCTGCGCGCTGGCCTGGACCAGCATCTGTATGACGCGGAGCGCGGCTATTTTCTGCGCGGCGTTACGTTGCAGCCAGGGGCGGGCGCGCGAGCCGCAGGCGAAGAATCGCCAGCCCTCTGCCCGGACGCAACGCTGGACAGCAGCGTGCTGGCCGCGCTGAGCTTTGGTGTGCTGCCAGCGGATGATCCCCGCGTGGTCTCGACGGCGCGGGCCATCGAGGAACGGCTCTGGGTGCGCACCGAGGTAGGCGGCATCGCGCGCTATGAAGGGGATCGCTTCCGCTACGAGGGGCGCGGCGAGCCGGAGGTTCCGGGGAATCCCTGGTTCATCTGCACGCTCTGGCTGGCGGAATGGTATACTGAGGCGGCGGCGCGGCCCGAAGACCTGACGCGGGCGCGCGCTCTGCTGGAATGGTGCGCCCGCTGGAGAAGCTCAAGCGGTGTGCTTACCGAGCAGTTGAACCCCTACAGCGGGCGTCCGGCGCATGTTTCGCCGCTGACCTGGAGCCACGCGGCCTATGTCCACGCCGTTGATGGCTATTGCCGCCGCGCCGCCGAACTGGCAGCAGCGCAGGCGCCGCAGGTCGCAGCCGTTGCAGAGGATGCTGGCGTGTAA